Proteins from a single region of Catenulispora acidiphila DSM 44928:
- a CDS encoding LLM class F420-dependent oxidoreductase — protein MSIKYSVFLPTGFLLDFMGYEDPIAAHDRMTEIAKIADETGFESLWLADQLTPAFPFQAPMFESWVTLGGLARDTERIRIGNMVTGNRYRNPALIAKMASTLDIQSKGRLNFGIGAGWFENDFKQFGYDFGDTPERLRRLEESVQIIRGMWTEEEFSFEGKYYSVDKAINQPKGAQDRIPLLIAGGGEKVTLKLVAKYGDGCNINESVEGLAHKYAVLKQHCETVGRDYNEILRTASSLCIIADTDEAAEADLPQWVQAIYPGDAAKYLLVGTPDTIRERLAAYEAIGVQELAITFAQAVDNPDVLRQFAAEFINK, from the coding sequence ATGTCCATCAAATACAGCGTCTTCCTCCCGACCGGCTTCCTGCTCGACTTCATGGGCTATGAGGACCCGATCGCCGCCCACGACCGCATGACCGAGATCGCCAAGATCGCCGACGAGACCGGCTTCGAGTCCCTGTGGCTCGCCGACCAGCTCACCCCGGCCTTCCCCTTCCAGGCGCCGATGTTCGAGTCCTGGGTCACCCTCGGCGGTCTGGCGCGCGACACCGAGCGCATCCGCATCGGCAACATGGTCACCGGCAACCGCTACCGCAACCCCGCCCTCATCGCCAAGATGGCCTCCACCCTCGACATCCAGTCCAAGGGCCGCCTGAACTTCGGCATCGGCGCCGGCTGGTTCGAGAACGACTTCAAGCAGTTCGGCTACGACTTCGGCGACACCCCCGAGCGCCTCCGCCGCCTCGAAGAGTCGGTCCAGATCATCCGCGGCATGTGGACCGAGGAAGAGTTCAGCTTCGAGGGCAAGTACTACAGCGTCGACAAGGCCATCAACCAGCCCAAGGGCGCCCAGGACCGCATCCCCCTCCTCATCGCCGGCGGCGGCGAGAAGGTCACCCTGAAGCTGGTCGCCAAGTACGGCGACGGCTGCAACATCAACGAGAGCGTCGAAGGCCTCGCCCACAAGTACGCGGTCCTGAAGCAGCACTGCGAAACCGTCGGCCGCGACTACAACGAGATCCTCCGCACCGCTTCCAGCCTCTGCATCATCGCCGACACCGACGAAGCCGCCGAAGCCGACCTCCCCCAGTGGGTCCAGGCCATCTACCCCGGCGACGCCGCCAAGTACCTCCTCGTCGGCACCCCCGACACCATCCGCGAGCGCCTCGCCGCCTACGAAGCCATCGGCGTCCAGGAACTCGCCATCACCTTCGCCCAGGCCGTCGACAACCCCGACGTCCTCCGCCAGTTCGCGGCAGAGTTCATCAACAAGTGA
- a CDS encoding iron ABC transporter substrate-binding protein, with the protein MRAIRRPVIALTAVAACLVGVAGCGSSASKASAGGTSSGQSITVYSGQHEQTVKALVADFEKRTGVKVELRSGDEAELANQLLQEGSASPADVFYAENPPALTMLDEKGLLAPVAPDALKAVPAADSSPKGDWLGVSARAAAFIAATGSAADTAPPTSLRDLAKPEWKGRLGIAPSETDFAPVITRMIAADGVEATKAWLVGLKANAKTYDSNEDLSAAVNAGEVQGGVIDHYYWFRLRDEKGAADTHSKLHYFAKGDPGALVDVSGAAVLKNGKHQQAAQAFLAYLVSAPAQQLIATSESYEYPLVAGIAAKDGLAPLDSIGTVADVAQLGDGKQALQLLQDTGLLQ; encoded by the coding sequence ATGCGCGCGATCAGGCGTCCTGTCATAGCCCTGACAGCCGTGGCTGCCTGCCTGGTCGGCGTCGCCGGCTGCGGCAGCTCCGCCTCGAAGGCATCGGCCGGCGGGACGTCATCCGGCCAGTCGATCACCGTCTACAGCGGCCAGCACGAGCAGACGGTGAAGGCGCTGGTCGCCGACTTCGAGAAGCGCACCGGCGTCAAGGTGGAGCTGCGCTCCGGCGACGAGGCGGAGCTGGCCAACCAGCTGCTGCAGGAGGGCTCCGCGTCTCCGGCGGACGTCTTCTACGCCGAGAACCCGCCGGCGCTGACCATGCTGGACGAGAAGGGGTTGCTGGCGCCGGTCGCGCCGGACGCGCTCAAGGCCGTGCCGGCCGCCGACAGCTCGCCGAAGGGTGACTGGCTGGGCGTCTCGGCCCGGGCCGCCGCGTTCATAGCCGCCACCGGCTCCGCTGCGGACACCGCGCCGCCGACCTCGCTGCGCGACCTGGCCAAACCGGAGTGGAAGGGCCGCCTGGGCATCGCGCCGAGCGAGACCGACTTCGCCCCGGTGATCACCCGGATGATCGCCGCCGACGGTGTGGAGGCGACCAAGGCCTGGCTGGTCGGCCTGAAGGCCAACGCCAAGACCTACGACAGCAACGAGGACCTGTCGGCCGCGGTCAACGCCGGCGAAGTCCAGGGCGGCGTCATCGACCACTACTACTGGTTCCGGCTGCGCGACGAGAAGGGCGCCGCCGACACCCACAGCAAGTTGCACTACTTCGCCAAGGGCGACCCGGGCGCGCTGGTCGACGTGTCCGGCGCCGCGGTCCTGAAGAACGGCAAGCACCAGCAGGCCGCGCAGGCGTTCCTGGCCTACCTGGTCAGCGCCCCGGCCCAGCAGCTGATCGCCACCTCAGAGAGCTATGAGTATCCGCTGGTCGCCGGCATCGCGGCCAAGGACGGGCTCGCGCCGCTGGACTCCATCGGCACGGTGGCCGACGTCGCCCAGCTCGGCGACGGCAAGCAGGCCCTGCAGCTGCTGCAGGACACCGGTCTGCTGCAGTGA
- a CDS encoding FAD-dependent oxidoreductase, translating into MGNHIGERAVVLGGSIAGMLAAVPLSQAYREVILIDRDDLTEPEPDRPAGVLTVRRAVPHGWQLQALLAKGQRVLEELFPGMTDELVSFGASRGDFNKNVRWYFDGRKIKQVRSDMIAVGPGRPLLENRIRARISALPNVSFRQHTDILGIVATPDRKRILGARIQSQQPGAEPETLLGDLVLDATGRGSRTPRWLTELGYPEVEEERVKMGLAYSTGNFLIDREDDLLGEDVASVPIGTPNLPRGAVYARMAGYHSITLTGLLGQKPPTDRAGFLAYAESLAIPDIAEVVRRAEFIHDPVPYNFPESRRRRFDKMASLPENYLIMGDAACIFNPIYAQGMTVAAVEATVLRDHLSHGKTPDPLKFQRDVVKRGTAIAWDVAGAGDFTHRGVTGNKGVKFAVGGWFVQKVTAAAEFDDKLSTAFMRTAGLIAPPTSLMRPDLMARALFGKKSAPVPDPGYTPVRTAKVADIADASDAARRTLRSDLRKAR; encoded by the coding sequence ATGGGAAACCACATCGGTGAGCGGGCCGTGGTGCTGGGCGGAAGCATCGCGGGAATGCTGGCGGCGGTGCCGCTGTCCCAGGCCTATCGCGAGGTGATCCTGATAGACCGGGACGACCTGACGGAGCCGGAACCCGACCGCCCGGCGGGGGTCCTCACGGTGCGACGCGCCGTCCCGCACGGCTGGCAGTTGCAGGCGCTGCTGGCCAAGGGGCAGCGGGTCCTGGAGGAACTGTTCCCGGGGATGACCGACGAACTGGTCTCCTTCGGCGCCTCCCGGGGCGACTTCAACAAGAACGTGCGCTGGTACTTCGACGGCCGCAAGATCAAGCAGGTCCGGAGCGACATGATCGCCGTGGGCCCGGGCCGGCCGCTGCTGGAGAACCGCATCAGAGCCCGGATATCGGCGCTGCCCAACGTGTCCTTCCGGCAGCACACCGACATCCTCGGGATCGTGGCCACGCCGGACCGCAAGCGGATCCTCGGCGCCCGGATCCAGTCCCAGCAACCGGGCGCGGAACCCGAGACGCTGCTCGGCGACCTCGTGCTGGACGCCACCGGCCGGGGCTCGCGGACTCCGCGCTGGCTGACCGAGCTGGGGTACCCCGAGGTCGAGGAAGAGCGCGTGAAGATGGGCCTGGCGTACTCCACCGGGAACTTCCTCATCGACCGGGAAGACGACCTGCTGGGTGAGGACGTGGCCAGCGTCCCCATCGGCACCCCGAACCTGCCTCGCGGCGCGGTCTACGCGCGCATGGCCGGATACCACTCCATCACGCTGACCGGACTGCTCGGCCAGAAGCCGCCGACCGACCGCGCGGGCTTCCTGGCCTACGCCGAGTCGCTGGCCATCCCCGACATCGCCGAGGTGGTGCGGCGTGCCGAGTTCATCCACGACCCGGTGCCCTACAACTTCCCCGAGAGCCGGCGCCGCCGCTTCGACAAGATGGCGTCCCTCCCCGAGAACTACCTGATCATGGGGGACGCCGCCTGCATCTTCAATCCGATCTACGCCCAGGGGATGACCGTCGCCGCGGTCGAGGCCACGGTGCTCCGCGACCACCTCAGCCACGGAAAGACCCCCGATCCGCTGAAGTTCCAGCGCGACGTCGTCAAGCGCGGCACCGCCATCGCCTGGGACGTCGCGGGAGCCGGCGACTTCACCCACCGCGGCGTCACCGGGAACAAGGGCGTGAAGTTCGCGGTGGGCGGCTGGTTCGTCCAGAAGGTGACCGCCGCCGCGGAGTTCGACGACAAGCTGTCCACCGCCTTCATGCGCACGGCCGGCCTGATCGCGCCCCCGACGTCCCTGATGCGCCCGGATCTCATGGCCCGCGCGCTGTTCGGCAAGAAGTCCGCGCCGGTGCCCGACCCGGGGTACACGCCGGTGCGGACCGCGAAGGTCGCCGACATCGCGGACGCCTCCGACGCGGCGCGCCGGACGCTGAGATCGGACCTTCGCAAAGCCCGATGA
- a CDS encoding serine/threonine-protein kinase, which yields MSEMTQPHSRRRKVGGRYSLRHVLGSGGMGRVWLARDELSGTEVALKEVRLDTFTAETDRKSHLSRAWLEALHALSVAKSSNIVKILDVFEEGGRPWIVMELVVGKTLGQAVAEHGRLPPLQVAHIGKKVLMALTACHVKQIIHRDVKPSNILLADDGRVLLTDFGIAAGGATHEAAVGSLTPTGIAVGTPEYMAPERVKGRPATSASDLFSLGATLYFAVEGRSPFGRDSFVASSMAVLFESASRLQHGQAFDQLLSGLLTKDPAERTQTAEAYEQLMQIIAFNGAIPFNGAIPFTKDLEPSFDQPAPTPRALPPRIIGPPPTEPASDDHPFAPASSSRPARPWRAVSAAAVTVAVTVGTALAISLFLLKPWSTSTTVPPTHDTPTAPITVQSPTIAPVAPQSRQPDHIAGSTSAPPELRTSVQCVETAGGVALKASLQPLTFTDIRPCLPPAARPVLQAYPIGTCLADLPPGPLPQLSSECGGPVNGSVVANRLAAVWLASFLGGGSTGCQGTDITQAGGETWTLWTDGVVWSLCGIGTAG from the coding sequence ATGTCTGAAATGACGCAGCCTCACAGTCGTCGCCGCAAGGTCGGAGGACGGTACTCGCTCCGGCACGTTCTCGGCAGCGGCGGCATGGGACGGGTCTGGCTCGCCCGCGATGAACTGTCGGGCACCGAGGTCGCCCTCAAAGAGGTGCGCCTTGACACCTTCACCGCCGAGACCGACCGGAAATCGCACTTGAGCAGGGCGTGGTTGGAGGCGCTCCACGCGTTGTCGGTGGCCAAGAGCTCGAACATCGTCAAGATCCTGGACGTCTTCGAAGAAGGCGGCCGCCCGTGGATCGTCATGGAACTCGTCGTCGGCAAGACGCTGGGACAAGCGGTGGCCGAGCACGGACGGCTTCCACCGCTCCAGGTCGCCCACATCGGCAAAAAGGTGCTCATGGCGCTGACCGCCTGCCACGTCAAGCAGATCATCCATCGAGACGTGAAGCCCTCCAACATCCTGCTCGCCGACGACGGCCGAGTGCTGCTCACCGATTTCGGCATCGCCGCCGGCGGAGCCACCCACGAAGCCGCGGTGGGATCCCTGACTCCGACAGGGATCGCCGTCGGCACCCCGGAATACATGGCACCGGAGCGGGTGAAGGGACGCCCGGCGACCTCAGCCTCCGACCTGTTCTCCCTCGGCGCGACCCTGTACTTCGCCGTCGAGGGCCGCTCGCCTTTCGGCCGCGACAGCTTTGTCGCGAGTTCGATGGCAGTGCTTTTCGAATCGGCCAGCCGACTCCAACACGGCCAAGCCTTCGATCAGCTTCTGTCCGGCCTGCTGACCAAAGATCCAGCCGAGAGAACGCAGACCGCGGAAGCTTATGAGCAGTTGATGCAGATCATCGCCTTCAACGGCGCGATCCCCTTCAACGGCGCGATCCCCTTCACCAAAGACCTCGAACCATCCTTCGACCAGCCCGCGCCGACACCTCGCGCCCTCCCTCCGCGCATCATCGGCCCACCGCCAACCGAGCCCGCGTCCGACGACCACCCTTTTGCCCCTGCGTCATCGTCCCGCCCGGCAAGGCCATGGCGCGCCGTCAGCGCTGCGGCGGTGACAGTGGCGGTGACGGTCGGCACCGCCTTGGCCATCAGCCTGTTCCTGCTCAAGCCATGGTCGACGAGCACAACCGTCCCGCCGACGCATGACACGCCAACAGCGCCGATCACTGTCCAGTCGCCAACAATCGCCCCCGTCGCTCCTCAATCCAGACAACCGGATCACATCGCGGGGTCGACATCGGCACCGCCCGAACTGAGGACGAGCGTCCAATGCGTCGAGACCGCTGGCGGCGTCGCCCTGAAGGCGAGCCTCCAGCCCCTCACCTTCACTGACATCCGCCCCTGCCTACCGCCGGCGGCGCGCCCCGTCCTCCAGGCGTATCCAATCGGCACATGCCTCGCCGACCTCCCCCCAGGGCCACTGCCCCAGCTCAGCAGCGAATGCGGCGGCCCGGTCAACGGCTCCGTGGTAGCCAACCGACTCGCAGCCGTGTGGCTGGCCAGCTTTCTAGGAGGCGGATCCACAGGCTGCCAGGGCACAGACATCACTCAGGCAGGCGGAGAGACCTGGACCCTGTGGACCGACGGCGTCGTCTGGAGCCTGTGCGGGATAGGAACAGCGGGCTGA
- a CDS encoding MFS transporter produces the protein MSVSSESLPEIRGGTSPHPWRAFSLLGVAYFMTAVDMLIVNVALPTIGTKLHFAQTDLQWVVTAYAITFGGFLLLGGRMADLLGRRRMFMAGLVVFSLASLCAALATNATFLILMRGVQGLGAAAVLPAALSIVTNMFPEGPERNKALGIWGAVGASGATFGVLAGGLLTRYAGWQYIFYLNVVIGGIALLLTMRLVPESRLVGAPRSYDPLGAVTVTAASVLAVYAVTQAPIKGWTSTRTVTELVVAAVLLIAFVVIESRSATPLLPLRLFRLSTLAGSNAVGFMLGASFYGYIFIGTLYMQQVLHYSAMTTGLAWLTVGMTGVVMAGPSQVLVNKLSVRVVMAAGLALTSSGILWATQAPVDGSFWANLAGPFFLTGAVTWVFIPVSIGALVGVKERDTGIASGLIDSSQQLGGAVGIAIASTVAASRLGTLLGQGHNPTDALTGGFHQALLVCGLIGMAAVPVAVLFVRNAKASDAALPAQGKVAADATTV, from the coding sequence ATGAGCGTGTCCAGCGAAAGCCTGCCCGAGATCCGCGGCGGGACGTCGCCACACCCGTGGCGGGCGTTCTCGCTGCTGGGCGTGGCCTACTTCATGACCGCGGTCGACATGCTGATCGTGAACGTGGCCCTGCCCACGATCGGCACCAAGCTGCACTTCGCCCAGACGGACCTGCAGTGGGTCGTGACGGCGTACGCGATCACCTTCGGCGGCTTCCTGCTGCTCGGCGGCCGCATGGCCGACCTGCTGGGCCGGCGCCGGATGTTCATGGCCGGGCTCGTGGTCTTCAGCCTGGCCTCGCTGTGTGCCGCGCTGGCGACCAACGCCACGTTCCTGATCCTGATGCGCGGTGTCCAGGGCTTGGGCGCGGCGGCAGTGCTGCCGGCGGCTTTGTCCATCGTGACGAACATGTTCCCCGAGGGTCCCGAGCGCAACAAGGCGCTGGGCATCTGGGGTGCGGTCGGAGCCAGTGGCGCGACGTTCGGCGTGCTCGCCGGCGGTCTGCTCACCCGGTACGCCGGCTGGCAGTACATCTTCTACCTGAACGTGGTCATCGGCGGGATCGCGCTGCTGCTGACCATGCGGCTGGTGCCGGAGAGCAGGCTGGTGGGCGCGCCGCGCAGCTACGACCCGCTCGGCGCGGTGACCGTGACCGCCGCTTCGGTGCTCGCGGTCTACGCGGTCACGCAGGCGCCGATCAAGGGATGGACGTCCACCCGGACCGTGACCGAGCTCGTGGTCGCGGCGGTCCTGCTGATCGCGTTCGTGGTCATCGAGTCCAGGTCGGCGACGCCCCTGCTGCCGCTGCGCTTGTTCCGGCTCAGCACCCTGGCCGGGTCCAACGCGGTCGGCTTCATGCTCGGAGCCAGCTTCTACGGCTACATCTTCATCGGCACGCTGTACATGCAGCAGGTGCTCCATTACTCGGCGATGACGACCGGCCTGGCCTGGCTGACCGTCGGCATGACCGGGGTGGTGATGGCCGGACCGTCCCAGGTCCTGGTCAACAAGCTGTCGGTGCGGGTGGTGATGGCCGCCGGCCTGGCGCTGACCAGCTCCGGGATCCTGTGGGCGACCCAGGCGCCGGTCGACGGCAGCTTCTGGGCGAACCTCGCCGGTCCGTTCTTCTTGACCGGCGCGGTCACCTGGGTGTTCATCCCGGTGTCGATCGGAGCCCTGGTCGGTGTCAAGGAGCGCGACACCGGCATCGCCTCCGGACTCATCGACTCCTCCCAGCAGCTCGGCGGAGCGGTCGGCATCGCCATCGCGTCCACGGTGGCGGCCTCGCGGCTCGGCACCCTGCTGGGTCAGGGCCACAACCCGACAGACGCGCTCACCGGTGGATTCCACCAGGCGCTGTTGGTCTGTGGGCTCATCGGAATGGCCGCCGTCCCCGTGGCGGTGCTCTTCGTCCGGAACGCTAAGGCTTCCGACGCTGCCCTTCCCGCGCAGGGCAAGGTCGCGGCGGACGCCACCACCGTCTGA
- a CDS encoding nuclear transport factor 2 family protein: protein MTESPLIREFYDAFQRAEFDRWDPIADAEMVINTPLGFGVSGLQALKDFAGQLYDLAWRIDLVDEHLALDADGNGRGFISFCLNWKHTKVFLGFEPTGREGTSIETLIFTLAGGRITQIDVSENTLDLVMYEAELGWPIPDNVHPDALLTGVDRR, encoded by the coding sequence ATGACCGAGTCCCCCCTGATTCGTGAGTTCTACGACGCCTTCCAGCGAGCCGAGTTCGACCGCTGGGATCCGATCGCCGACGCCGAGATGGTGATCAACACCCCGCTGGGGTTCGGGGTTTCCGGGCTGCAGGCCCTCAAGGACTTCGCCGGGCAGCTCTATGACCTGGCCTGGCGGATCGATCTGGTGGACGAGCACCTGGCCCTGGACGCCGACGGCAACGGACGCGGGTTCATCTCGTTCTGCCTGAACTGGAAGCACACCAAGGTCTTCCTCGGCTTCGAACCCACCGGCCGGGAGGGCACCTCGATCGAGACGCTGATCTTCACCCTCGCCGGCGGCCGCATCACCCAGATCGACGTCAGCGAGAACACCCTCGACCTCGTCATGTACGAGGCCGAACTGGGCTGGCCGATCCCGGACAACGTCCACCCCGACGCCCTTCTCACCGGCGTCGACCGCCGCTGA
- a CDS encoding ABC transporter permease, with protein MLSRLPVLPALAFAIIVVLASPLAFVGIQAAQAGWDEADRLFSRPLISTLIWHTVELSLAVTLLTAVVGFGAAFLVERTDLPGRRTWTTLLALPLAVPEFVRGYSWVSLFRSVHGYWGAVLVMTCSLYPLVFLPVAATLRRGHSGAEEVSRSLGKGPWSTLWRVTLPLCRPALAGGALLVSLYLLGEYGAFAMLRYTTFATAIFTEYKLGFDAASASLLTLVLVGLALLLLGLEAASGHRGRVVVTSGSNRGARPARLGRGWLPAMAGLTAVVGLSLGVPLYALGYWLLKGSSTTLPSASVIGATFTSLGYAFAAAVVATAAAVPIALFAWRRNSRLARTAERLAYVTRALPGIAVALSVVFFAIRYAQPLYQQPPLLVTGYVILFFPLALTAVRAALAQVPPGVEEVARSLGTRPTLVLARVTLPLIRPGLGAALAMVALTASTELTATLLLRPTGTQTLATQFWVYTSGLAYGAAAPYAALMVAMSVPPVLLLTRRSLGADHPVETS; from the coding sequence GTGCTCTCCAGGCTTCCGGTGCTGCCCGCGCTGGCCTTCGCGATCATCGTCGTCCTCGCCTCCCCGCTGGCCTTCGTCGGCATCCAGGCCGCCCAGGCCGGCTGGGACGAGGCCGACCGGCTGTTCTCCCGCCCGCTGATCAGCACCCTGATCTGGCACACGGTCGAGCTGTCGCTCGCGGTCACGCTGCTGACCGCCGTCGTCGGGTTCGGCGCGGCCTTCCTGGTCGAGCGCACCGATCTGCCGGGGCGGCGGACCTGGACGACGCTGCTCGCGCTGCCGCTGGCGGTGCCGGAGTTCGTGCGCGGCTACTCGTGGGTGTCGCTGTTCCGGTCGGTCCACGGCTACTGGGGCGCGGTGCTGGTCATGACCTGCTCGTTGTACCCGCTGGTCTTCCTCCCGGTCGCCGCCACCCTCAGGCGCGGACATTCCGGCGCCGAGGAGGTCTCGCGCAGTCTGGGCAAGGGTCCGTGGTCCACGCTGTGGCGCGTCACTCTGCCGCTGTGCCGCCCGGCGCTGGCCGGCGGCGCGCTGCTGGTCTCGCTGTACCTGCTCGGCGAGTACGGCGCGTTCGCGATGCTTCGTTACACCACGTTCGCCACCGCGATCTTCACCGAGTACAAGCTCGGGTTCGACGCCGCGTCAGCGTCCTTACTCACTCTGGTACTCGTCGGCCTCGCCTTGCTGTTGCTGGGCCTGGAGGCGGCGAGCGGTCACCGCGGGCGCGTCGTGGTCACGTCCGGGTCGAACCGGGGAGCCAGGCCCGCGCGGCTCGGCCGGGGATGGCTTCCGGCGATGGCCGGGCTGACCGCGGTGGTCGGCCTGTCGCTCGGCGTGCCCTTGTACGCGCTGGGATATTGGCTACTCAAGGGCAGCTCCACCACGCTGCCGTCGGCTTCCGTGATCGGCGCGACGTTCACCTCGCTCGGCTACGCGTTCGCCGCCGCCGTCGTGGCCACCGCCGCGGCCGTGCCGATCGCGCTGTTCGCCTGGCGGCGCAACAGCCGGCTGGCCCGCACCGCCGAACGCCTGGCCTATGTGACCCGCGCCCTGCCCGGGATCGCGGTCGCCTTGTCCGTGGTCTTCTTCGCCATCCGGTACGCCCAGCCGCTGTACCAGCAGCCGCCTTTGCTGGTCACCGGCTACGTCATCCTGTTCTTCCCCCTGGCGCTCACCGCTGTCCGAGCGGCGCTGGCCCAGGTGCCTCCGGGCGTCGAGGAGGTGGCCCGATCCCTGGGGACCCGCCCGACACTCGTCCTGGCCAGGGTCACGCTGCCCTTGATCCGCCCAGGACTCGGCGCCGCCTTGGCGATGGTGGCGTTGACCGCGAGCACCGAGCTGACGGCCACGCTGCTGCTGCGCCCGACCGGCACTCAAACCCTCGCCACCCAGTTCTGGGTCTACACCAGCGGCCTGGCCTACGGTGCCGCCGCACCGTACGCGGCCTTGATGGTCGCCATGTCCGTCCCCCCGGTCCTCCTGCTCACCCGCCGCAGCCTCGGCGCCGACCATCCCGTGGAGACATCATGA
- a CDS encoding dihydrofolate reductase family protein — MRKLIVSSLVTADGIHGDPHLWAGEYSDEEAATAWLDALIKSDAFLMGKNTYELFAQMWGDPQGPYLQRMYDMPKYVYSSTLTKADWNNTTIVSGDPVAAVRELKTQGDGDLMVYGYGRLGQSLLENGLVDELHVVVNPVVLGTGTPLFRQGKRVNLRLESVSQRGNGVATLVYVPAA, encoded by the coding sequence GTGCGTAAGTTGATTGTGAGCAGCCTGGTCACGGCGGACGGCATCCACGGTGATCCGCACCTGTGGGCCGGCGAGTATTCCGACGAGGAGGCGGCGACCGCGTGGCTCGACGCGCTCATTAAGAGCGACGCGTTCTTGATGGGGAAGAACACCTACGAGCTCTTCGCGCAGATGTGGGGAGACCCGCAGGGTCCCTACCTGCAGCGGATGTACGACATGCCCAAGTATGTCTACTCCTCCACGCTGACCAAGGCGGACTGGAACAACACGACGATCGTTTCCGGGGACCCCGTCGCCGCGGTGCGCGAGCTCAAGACGCAGGGCGACGGTGACCTGATGGTCTACGGCTACGGCCGGCTCGGTCAGTCGCTGCTGGAGAACGGGCTCGTCGACGAGCTGCACGTCGTGGTCAACCCGGTCGTGCTGGGCACGGGGACTCCGCTGTTCCGCCAAGGCAAGCGGGTGAATCTGCGCCTGGAGTCGGTCAGCCAGCGCGGCAACGGTGTCGCCACGCTCGTCTACGTGCCGGCGGCGTAA
- a CDS encoding ABC transporter ATP-binding protein: MSGLSITGLRAGHGRTRVLDGVDLAVADGALACVLGPSGCGKSTLLRVIAGFHPAEQGQVALAGRVLDDGRVRLPAERRHIGYVPQDGALFPHLDVAGNIGFGLPRHRRRERVEELLDLVGLAGLDERHPHQLSGGQQQRVALARALAPEPELLLLDEPFAALDAALRTEVRTEVATTLRKAGTTAILVTHDQEEALTFADVVAVMREGRIAQTGTPTELYHQPADTGVARFLGEANLVPADIADGLARTAFGELALTDGSAADGPGVVLIRPRQIGLTAEPGVGTVRAEVVHCHFRGHDYRVEVAPDPGHGLPERLVAYSDAAPPTTGLVYLAAYGTAHRCPEA, translated from the coding sequence ATGAGCGGCCTGTCGATCACCGGACTGCGGGCGGGCCACGGTCGGACCCGGGTCCTGGACGGCGTGGACCTGGCCGTCGCCGACGGTGCGCTGGCGTGCGTCCTGGGCCCTTCGGGCTGCGGGAAGAGCACCCTGCTCCGGGTCATCGCCGGTTTCCACCCGGCCGAGCAGGGACAGGTCGCCCTCGCGGGGCGGGTTCTGGACGACGGCCGCGTCCGGCTGCCGGCCGAGCGGCGCCACATCGGCTACGTGCCTCAGGACGGCGCGCTGTTCCCGCACCTGGACGTCGCCGGCAACATCGGGTTCGGGCTGCCCCGGCACCGCCGCCGCGAACGGGTCGAAGAGCTCTTGGACCTGGTCGGCCTCGCCGGGTTGGACGAACGCCACCCGCACCAGCTCTCCGGCGGCCAGCAGCAGCGGGTCGCCCTGGCTCGGGCCCTGGCGCCGGAACCCGAACTGCTCCTGCTGGACGAGCCGTTCGCAGCCCTGGACGCCGCCCTGCGCACCGAGGTCCGCACCGAGGTCGCCACCACCCTGCGCAAGGCCGGCACCACCGCGATCCTGGTCACCCACGACCAGGAAGAGGCGCTGACGTTCGCCGACGTCGTCGCGGTGATGCGCGAGGGCCGGATCGCCCAGACCGGCACCCCGACCGAGCTGTACCACCAGCCCGCCGACACCGGCGTCGCTCGCTTCCTCGGCGAGGCCAACCTGGTTCCCGCCGACATCGCCGACGGTCTGGCCCGCACCGCCTTCGGCGAGCTCGCCCTCACCGACGGTTCCGCGGCGGACGGACCCGGCGTCGTCCTGATCCGGCCCCGCCAGATCGGCTTGACGGCGGAACCCGGCGTCGGCACCGTGCGGGCTGAGGTGGTGCACTGCCATTTCCGAGGACATGACTACCGGGTCGAAGTCGCCCCCGATCCCGGACACGGCCTGCCCGAACGTCTCGTCGCCTACTCCGATGCCGCCCCGCCGACCACCGGGCTGGTGTATCTCGCTGCGTACGGCACGGCGCACCGCTGTCCCGAGGCCTGA